The following coding sequences lie in one Pseudorasbora parva isolate DD20220531a chromosome 18, ASM2467924v1, whole genome shotgun sequence genomic window:
- the LOC137046005 gene encoding olfactory receptor 52Z1P-like, producing MKNSSVVSSVILEVLYRMEDLKYLYFMIFFMLYMFVLFANTTLIFIVISDKALHKPMYVFLCNLAVNGIYGGTALLPSLMGTLMSPSHEVSLECCKAQTYFLHTYVIIEFTILSVMCYDRYVAICYPLQYHSIMTITRVYKLIAFSWGYPLVAFALFFILTLRLTICRNIIGRVYCSNYSLVKLSCEDTNVVSAIGLFSVVVYTFPQLAMTLYSYGHILKICFTATKKSKIKALKTCMPHLFAILNYSVGCFFEIVQSRFDTSYLPFETQTVMSLYFLIFPPILNPAIYGLSVQALRDNIFRLFSSKNKLLPLK from the coding sequence ATGAAAAACTCATCAGTTGTGTCATCTGTCATACTGGAGGTCCTTTACAGAATGGAGGATCTTAAATACCTTTACTTCATGATCTTTTTTATGTTGTACATGTTTGTACTCTTTGCTAACACCACTTtgatttttattgtaatttctGACAAAGCACTTCACAAACCTATgtatgtctttctatgtaactTGGCTGTCAACGGCATCTATGGTGGCACGGCTTTGCTTCCGTCCTTGATGGGTACTTTGATGTCTCCTTCTCATGAGGTATCTTTGGAGTGTTGTAAGGCTCAAACCTATTTCTTGCACACATATGTTATTATAGAATTCACCATTCTTTCAGTGATGTGCTATGATCGCTATGTGGCCATCTGCTACCCGCTACAGTATCACAGTATTATGACAATCACAAGGGTGTATAAACTAATTGCTTTCTCGTGGGGTTATCCTTTAGTGGCATTCGCTTTGTTTTTTATTCTGACTCTGCGCTTGACAATCTGTAGGAACATAATTGGGCGAGTGTACTGTTCCAACTATTCTCTTGTCAAATTGTCCTGTGAAGACACAAATGTTGTGAGTGCAATTGGATTGTTTTCTGTTGTTGTATATACTTTTCCTCAGCTTGCAATGACCCTTTACTCATATGGACATATTCTAAAAATATGCTTCACTGCCACTaaaaagtctaaaataaaagcactgaaGACCTGCATGCCACACTTATTTGCAATATTGAACTATAGCGTGGGCTGTTTTTTTGAAATTGTACAAAGTCGCTTTGACACAAGTTATCTTCCATTTGAAACACAAACCGTTATGTCACTTTATTTCTTGATATTTCCTCCTATTCTGAATCCAGCCATTTATGGACTGAGTGTTCAGGCTCTGAGAGACAATATTTTTAGACTTTTTAGCTCTAAGAATAAGTTATTGCCTTTGAAATag
- the cbr1l gene encoding carbonyl reductase 1-like, whose product MSTRVAVVTGANKGIGLAIIKGLCKAGFKGDILLTARNEKLGQEAVAGLQAEGCKNVKFHQLDICDQGSALKLKTFLEEKYGGLDVLINNAGIAFKNSATEPFGEQAEVTMRTNFWGTLWVCHALLPILRPNARVVNVSSFVSKKSLDQCSPELQAKFRNKDLAEEDLCLLMGEFVHAAQTGDHTAQGWPNTAYGTSKIGVTVLSKIQARVLSEARPGDGILLNACCPGWVRTDMAGPNATKSPEEGAETPVYLAMLPEGAKEPHGQLVWDKTVQEW is encoded by the exons ATGTCCACAAGAGTGGCTGTAGTTACAGGGGCAAATAAGGGCATCGGACTGGCGATTATTAAAGGGCTGTGCAAGGCAGGTTTCAAAGGAGATATCCTCCTCACGGCACGAAATGAGAAACTGGGTCAAGAAGCTGTTGCTGGACTGCAAGCTGAGGGGTGCAAAAACGTAAAATTCCACCAACTTGATATTTGTGACCAAGGAAGCGCCCTAAAACTCAAGACATTTCTGGAGGAGAAGTACGGCGGCCTGGATGTTCTTATCAACAATGCGGGAATTGCCTTCAAAA aTTCCGCGACAGAGCCGTTTGGAGAACAGGCTGAGGTGACCATGCGCACAAACTTCTGGGGAACACTGTGGGTGTGTCATGCTCTTCTTCCGATACTTCGACCCAATGCTCGAGTGGTCAATGTGTCCAGCTTTGTTAGCAAGAAATCGCTTGACCAGTGCAGTCCCGAACTACAGGCAAA ATTCAGAAATAAAGATTTGGCAGAGGAGGACTTGTGTTTGCTGATGGGAGAGTTTGTTCATGCTGCACAGACAGGAGATCATACAGCTCAGGGCTGGCCGAACACTGCCTATGGTACCAGCAAG ATTGGTGTGACTGTGCTATCAAAGATCCAGGCTCGAGTTCTCAGCGAGGCCAGGCCAGGTGATGGTATCCTTCTGAATGCTTGCTGTCCAGGATGGGTGCGGACTGATATGGCTGGACCAAATGCTACCAAGAGTCCAGAGGAAGGAGCAGAAACTCCTGTTTATCTGGCCATGCTGCCTGAAGGTGCCAAAGAGCCGCATGGGCAGCTAGTGTGGGACAAGACTGTACAGGAATGGTAG